One Pseudomonas fluorescens genomic region harbors:
- the cyoD gene encoding cytochrome o ubiquinol oxidase subunit IV has protein sequence MYNQSQVHSSAGTSHGTSRSYRIGFIISVILTVIPFGLVMFPTLPRSVTAWVVVALGVVQVFAHLKYFLHLDTAAEQRWNLIALIFSAVIILLLVGLSLWIMNGIHHNMLAH, from the coding sequence ATGTATAACCAAAGCCAAGTACATAGCAGTGCCGGCACCAGCCATGGCACCAGTCGTTCGTACCGCATCGGCTTCATCATTTCGGTGATCCTGACGGTGATCCCTTTCGGCCTGGTGATGTTCCCGACATTGCCGCGCAGCGTCACTGCATGGGTAGTGGTCGCGCTGGGCGTGGTCCAGGTGTTCGCCCACCTCAAATACTTTCTGCATCTGGACACCGCTGCGGAACAACGCTGGAACCTGATCGCGCTGATCTTCTCTGCGGTCATCATTCTCCTGCTGGTTGGGCTCTCGCTATGGATCATGAACGGCATTCACCACAACATGCTGGCGCACTGA
- the cyoB gene encoding cytochrome o ubiquinol oxidase subunit I: protein MFGKLSWDAVPTDEPIVMYTLVIVGLMGFALVGTVTWKRKWGYIWREWFTSVDHKKIGCMYIIVALVMLLRGFSDAIMMRTQQAMASSGGPGYLPPEHYDQIFTAHGVIMIFFMAMPFVVGLMNIVVPLQIGARDVAYPFLNALSFWLFVVGAALVNISLGVGEFARTGWVAYPPLSELGYSPGVGVDYYIWSLQISGIGTLLTGVNFFVTILKMRTEGMTLFKMPVFTWNALCTSVLILAAFPILTATLLMLTLDRYLGMHFFTNEAGGNPMMYVNLIWAWGHPEVYILILPAFGIFSEIAATFSSKRLFGYVSLVWATISITILSFIVWLHHFFTMGAGANVNAFFGIMTMIIAVPTGVKIFTWLFTMYRGRVRFETPMLWTLGFIVTFSIGGMTGVLLAVPGADFLLHNSLFLIAHFHNVIIGGAVFGYMAGLTYWFPKAFGFRLNDRLGRIAFWCWLTGFYFAFMPSYVLGFMGMTRRLNHFDNPAWQPWLLLELVGVGIILCGVACQALQLFVSIRNRAQYRDLTGDPWDGRTLEWATASPPPFYNFAEQPKVSDLDAYWGMKERGVSTLSHTDYRSIHMPRNTSAGLVISVFALICSFALVWHIWWLAIFGLVASVIAMVVRSYDEDIDYFVPAQEVARIEKARLKDLAEA, encoded by the coding sequence ATGTTCGGGAAACTTTCGTGGGATGCAGTTCCAACTGACGAGCCGATTGTCATGTACACCCTGGTGATCGTCGGCCTGATGGGGTTCGCGCTGGTGGGCACCGTCACCTGGAAACGCAAATGGGGCTATATCTGGCGCGAGTGGTTCACCTCGGTCGACCACAAGAAAATCGGCTGCATGTACATCATCGTGGCGCTGGTCATGCTGCTGCGCGGTTTTTCCGACGCAATCATGATGCGCACCCAACAGGCCATGGCGTCGAGTGGCGGGCCGGGTTATTTGCCACCGGAGCATTACGACCAGATTTTCACCGCCCACGGCGTGATCATGATTTTCTTCATGGCCATGCCGTTCGTGGTCGGCCTGATGAACATCGTCGTGCCGTTGCAGATTGGCGCGCGCGATGTGGCGTACCCGTTCCTCAATGCGCTGAGTTTCTGGCTGTTTGTGGTCGGCGCGGCGCTGGTCAACATTTCCCTGGGAGTCGGCGAATTCGCCCGCACTGGCTGGGTCGCCTACCCGCCATTGTCTGAATTGGGTTACAGCCCCGGGGTCGGGGTCGATTACTACATATGGTCGTTACAGATATCCGGCATCGGCACGTTACTGACCGGGGTGAATTTCTTCGTAACGATTCTGAAAATGCGCACCGAAGGCATGACCCTGTTCAAAATGCCCGTGTTCACTTGGAACGCCTTGTGCACTTCTGTGCTGATCCTTGCGGCATTTCCGATCCTCACCGCCACCTTGCTGATGCTGACCCTGGATCGCTATCTGGGCATGCATTTTTTCACGAACGAGGCCGGCGGCAACCCGATGATGTACGTCAACCTCATCTGGGCCTGGGGCCATCCGGAGGTGTACATCCTGATTTTGCCGGCGTTCGGGATCTTCTCCGAAATCGCCGCGACGTTCAGCAGCAAGCGCCTGTTCGGTTACGTGTCGCTGGTGTGGGCGACGATCTCGATCACCATCCTGTCGTTCATCGTCTGGCTGCACCACTTCTTCACCATGGGCGCCGGGGCAAACGTCAATGCGTTCTTCGGCATCATGACGATGATTATTGCGGTGCCGACCGGCGTGAAGATCTTCACCTGGCTGTTCACCATGTATCGCGGGCGGGTACGTTTCGAAACGCCGATGTTGTGGACGCTGGGCTTTATCGTCACGTTCAGTATCGGCGGCATGACCGGCGTGCTGCTGGCGGTCCCCGGTGCGGACTTCCTGTTGCACAACAGCCTGTTCCTGATTGCGCATTTCCATAACGTGATCATTGGTGGCGCCGTGTTCGGCTACATGGCCGGGCTGACCTACTGGTTCCCGAAAGCTTTCGGTTTCCGCCTCAACGACCGGCTCGGGCGCATCGCATTCTGGTGCTGGCTGACCGGTTTCTACTTCGCCTTCATGCCGTCCTACGTGCTTGGGTTCATGGGCATGACGCGGCGCCTCAACCATTTCGACAATCCCGCGTGGCAGCCGTGGCTGCTGCTGGAACTGGTCGGCGTGGGCATCATTTTGTGTGGTGTGGCATGTCAGGCGTTGCAACTGTTTGTCAGCATCCGCAACCGGGCGCAGTACCGCGACCTGACCGGCGACCCGTGGGACGGTCGCACGCTGGAATGGGCCACGGCCTCGCCACCGCCCTTCTATAACTTCGCCGAACAACCGAAAGTCAGTGATCTGGATGCCTATTGGGGCATGAAGGAGCGCGGTGTCAGCACGCTCAGTCACACCGATTACCGCAGCATTCACATGCCGCGCAATACCTCGGCGGGTCTGGTGATCAGCGTGTTCGCCCTGATCTGCAGCTTCGCGCTGGTGTGGCACATCTGGTGGCTGGCGATTTTCGGGCTGGTGGCTTCGGTCATCGCCATGGTCGTGCGCAGCTACGACGAAGACATCGATTATTTCGTGCCGGCGCAGGAAGTTGCGCGGATCGAGAAAGCGCGTCTCAAAGACTTGGCGGAGGCCTGA
- a CDS encoding cytochrome o ubiquinol oxidase subunit III — protein sequence MSNIVLEKDIAHSHEQGHEDAGSMRVFGFWIYLMTDCILFATLFAGYAVLRDSVAGGPSTVDIFELPYVLAETTLLLLSSITYGYAMLAMNRNQPSHVLRWLGVTFVLGCGFIAMEINEFHHLIEEGYGPDRSGFLTAFFTLVGTHGAHVLSGLVWMAVLMAQIRSRGLTNTNTTRLSCLSLFWHFLDVVWICVFTVVYLLGVV from the coding sequence ATGTCCAATATCGTGCTGGAAAAAGACATCGCTCACAGTCATGAGCAGGGCCACGAAGATGCCGGGTCGATGCGTGTGTTCGGCTTCTGGATCTACCTGATGACCGACTGCATCCTCTTCGCGACCCTGTTCGCGGGCTATGCGGTGCTGCGTGACAGCGTCGCGGGCGGCCCGTCTACCGTCGATATTTTCGAGTTGCCCTACGTACTCGCCGAAACCACTCTGCTGCTGCTGAGCAGCATCACCTACGGCTACGCCATGCTGGCGATGAACCGCAATCAGCCGTCCCATGTATTGCGCTGGCTGGGCGTGACGTTTGTGTTGGGGTGCGGCTTCATCGCCATGGAAATCAACGAGTTTCATCACCTCATCGAAGAAGGCTACGGGCCGGATCGCAGCGGCTTCCTCACGGCGTTTTTCACCCTCGTCGGCACCCACGGCGCGCACGTACTCAGCGGCCTGGTGTGGATGGCGGTGCTGATGGCGCAGATACGCAGCCGTGGCCTGACCAATACCAACACCACGCGCCTGAGTTGCCTGAGCCTGTTCTGGCACTTCCTCGATGTCGTGTGGATTTGCGTTTTTACCGTGGTTTATCTGCTGGGGGTGGTGTGA